Part of the Sorghum bicolor cultivar BTx623 chromosome 1, Sorghum_bicolor_NCBIv3, whole genome shotgun sequence genome, AAGAAACTGGCAGGTCAATCGATCAAAAGGTCTGCTGGCGAGACGAGAAGCAAAAACGCAACACGCTAGTCGCCCGGCCCGCCGTTGCCTGCCTGTCTCTCTTGGCTTCCCTGCTACACCACCGGTaccggcaggcaggcaggcaggcccgTCGCCGGCTCTCTCGCGCGCCCGCCGCTGCCGCGCTGCGCGGGCCGCGGCATGCAGCGCCAGCGGGAGCGGATCGTGTTCGCGTCCACCTGTGGCCTGTGCCTCCTTAATTCCAAGTGGTTGAGCGTCCCCCGGTAACCACCAACATTAATAGGCCACCCTCCCCACCTATCCCTCTCGCCCTTCCCAGTTGCTTACCTTAATTCTACCCCGGCGGGGCCCACCTGGCATGTCTTCCTCTTCTGGACCTCCGAGTCAATCATGTCGTGTCGTGTATAGGCTGCTGGCGTGCTTCCTGGCCAGGCAAACGAACGGTAACAAGAGTAGCCGCCGCCGTAACACGGTCGGAATAGGCTACTGTTTCGGAGCAGTGTACGGTCTCCCCACTCGTACTCGAATCATCACTCGTGTATGGCATACGGCTCGGAGTTGTTTCGTCGCGTGCCTATAAATTTGACTGCTCCGGCAGCTGGATACGCCACACAAGTTTCGCGGCAGGTGGGTCGATTCCGATCGCGCGCGTGTGCGACCCCCCAACCCCTATATATATTTGGAGTTGCCCGCGTGACCAGACCACGCATCCGGCTCTCTCCGGCGTCTGCTTCCATCCAACTCACACCAAAGAGCGCGACATCGATCGATCGCGTTCCGCCGCGCTGACACGCTTGGAGTATAGTCTTAGCCTAGCCAGCCAGAGCTCGCTCCGATGGAGGCTGCGCCCGCGGCGGTCATGGAGCGGGAGCGCCTCACGGCCGAGATGGCCTTCCGCGGCGCCGACGAAGCTCTgcgggacggcggcggcgagccggCGCCCAGCATCGTCATCAAGATCCGCCGCCGGCTCCCGGACTTCGCGCGCAACATCAAGCTCAAGTACGTCAAGCTCGGGATCCGCCACGGCGGCAGCCCCACGTCTGTGCTGCCCATGCTCTGCGTCCCCgcgatcgccgccgccgcctactCGTTCGTCCGCCTCGACGTCATCTACTACTCCATCGACCTGCTCACCTGCGTCGCCTGGCTCGGCACCGCGCTGCTGCTGCTCACCGTCTACTACTTCAAGCGGCCCCGCCCCGTGTACCTCGTCGAGTTCGCGTGCTACAAGCCCGAGGAGCAGCTCAAGATCTCCAAGTCGGCCTTCCTGGAGATGACCGAGAGCACGGGGTCCTTCAATGAGGCGGCGCTGGATTTCCAGACCAAGATCACCAACCGCTCCGCGCTCGGCGACGAGACGTACCTGCCCCCGGGCGTCCAGGCCCGCCCGCCCAGGCTCAACATGGCGGAGGCGCGGATGGAGGCCGAGGCCGTCATGTTCGGGTGCCTGGACGCGCTGTTCGCGTCCACGGGGATCGACCCGCGCCGCGACGTGCGCATCCTCATCGTCAACTGCAGCCTCTTCAACCCGACGCCGTCGCTGGCGTCCATGATCATCAACCACTACAGGATGCGCGAGGACGTCAAGTCGTTCAACCTCGGTGGCATGGGTTGCAGCGCCGGCCTCATCGCCATCGACCTCGCCAAGGACATGCTCCAGGCGAACCCGAACTCGTACGCCGTCGTGCTCAGCACCGAGAACATCACCCTCAACTGGTACTTCGGCAACGACCGCTCCATGCTCCTCTCCAACTGCATCTTCCGCatgggcggcgcggcggcgctgctgtcCAACAAGCGCGCGGACGCCGGGCGCGCCAAGTACCGGCTGCTCCACACGGTGCGCACCCACAAGGGCGCCACCGACGAGTGCTTCAACTGCGTGTACCAGCGCGAGGACGAGGTGGGCAAGGTGGGCGTGTCGCTGGCGCGGGAGCTCATGGCGGTGGCCGGCGACGCGCTCAAGACCAACATCACCACGCTGGGGCCCCTGGTGCTGCCCCTGAGCGAGCAGCTCAAGTTCCTCAAGTCCCTCATGATGCGCCGCGTGTTCCGCGTCAAGGGCGTGCGCCCCTACATCCCGGACTTCCGCCGCGCGTTCGAGCACTTCTGCGTGCACGCCGGCGGCCGGGCGGTGCTGGAGGAGGTGCAGCGCAGCCTGAGCCTGCAGGACACGGACATGGAGCCCAGCAAGTGCTCCCTCCACCGGTTCGGCAACACCAGCAGCAGCTCGCTGTGGTACGAGCTGGCGTACGCCGAGGCCAAGGGCCGGGTGCGGCGCGGCAACCGCGTGTGGCAGATCGGCTTCGGCTCCGGGTTCAAGTGCAACAGCGCCGTGTGGCGCGCGCTCCAAGACGTGCCggcgctgtcgtcgtcgtcgtcgaccggAGCCGCAGCAGCGGGGAAGGGCGCGCAGAGCAAGAGCTGCTGCAACCCCTGGGTGGACGACGTGGACAGGTACCCTCCCAAGGCGTACGTCTGATGGGCCACGTCACGTGGCTGCATGACACAACAATTGTATGATCCGATTCGAGTTTCCTCACGACGAAGGAGCAACAAGGGCGTGTGAGGGAGAAAATTATacttgtatgttttattttccacttttcttttctttctttctttcttttgtttcgttTTCCCAGTAAGTATAGGTTGGCGTGAGTAGACAGCGCTGGCTTTTGGAATTCATTCAGAGATATCTGTGGTGTAAAATGAATTCCAAAAGCTAGCAGAGTGCCATTCTTTCTCCTCTATTTGTTGTCTAGCCCCTTGGTCTTCTTTGGCGTTCTCTAGACGCCCGGGAAGTTGGAAGGGACACAGACGAACACCAGTGTGCAGTTCACATGACTAgagagtcatcgaccaagtgtgAATTACTGATTCAAGTATAGTACATATACTCTGTCCTCGGTCAAGTTTTATTTAAATCACATGTTTTTTGTGAGGTTTCATAGGTTTCGCTCTGTTGCTGGTTCGAGCAAGGagtacacatatatatacaGTACTGACCAATGATGGATGGTGCGACAAAAGATCACCGGCCAAAATTTGCGTTGTTCAGTACGTGCGGTGTCGTCCAAATTATCCACGCTGCATGTAAAGTAGCAAATCCGATGAGTAAGTTACGTACAAACTTGTAGGAGTAgtattagagcaactccagcccacGGACCCTAAATCAGGCCTCTACATTTCTATTTGGGAGGAGGCCTGTAATATTTGAGGGCCCAAATCAAAGGCCAACTCCAGTCAGCCATATTTGGGGTGCTCCCTCTGTTCTACTTCCCACAACTCATCCATTCAGACAGAGACCtgccttcctctccctctccctctccctctccctctcctctcgccCAAGAACACGCTGCCCGATCCACGCCGGCGGCTGCCCAAGGTGTCCTCGTCTCCCCTTCCCTCCTCCACTCCTGGACGCCGCCCTCCCGCCCCGCCGCCGGCTGATTTCTTCTCTGGGGGATAGGGGGCTGCTGCGGCTACGCCAAGTTCCGCACGCCGTCCGTGCTAGGAGGCGCGGGGCCCGACGCCCCCAGGCTCGCCCGCGCGCTGTGCCGGGAGGCGCGCAACATGGCGCGGGACGGCGGGTGCGGCGCCGTGGCCACCGAGGTGGGCGCCTGCGAGCCCGTCCGCGTCGGGGTGCCGCACTGGGCGCGCCGAGGACCTCAGCGCCGGGGGTCCGCGGAGGAGGGAGCCCGCGAGGCCCGACGCCCCCAGGCTCGCCCACGCGCTGTGCCGGGAGGCGCGCAACATGGCGCGGGACGGCGGGTGCGGCGTCGTGGCCACCGAGGTGGGCTCCTGCGAGCCCGTCCGCGCCGGGGGGCCGCACTGGGCGTGCCGAGGACCTCGGCGCCGGGGGTCCACGGAGGAGGGAGCCCGCGAGGCCGCGAGGCCGCCGGCGGGGCGGCGCGTGCGGACGGGATcacgggagagagagagagagagagagggggatagGGGGCTGCTGGATGTGGGGACTTGATATTATAATTTGAGAGGGCATTGAAAATGGGGGCTCAAATAGAAGGTGGGCtggagttgatttttttgaTCAAAGTCCCTAGATTTGGAGTAGGggcttgtttaggaggtgggttggagttgctcgTAGGTATGGTAGCTCGGCCTTCGGATTTGACTTACTAGATCCTCATGTCAGTCATGTGGTTCTGCGTCATTTTCTCAGAGTCGCCGTGACATGATGATTCATGACTATCGTGTATCGTCCAACGCTCATCGGACTTTCTGCATGATCGCGGCTGCCCAAACGAGGACGAAAACAGTGTCAGTTATTAGTAGGTGCAGTACTGTTTTGACCTACTCAGGCTCAACTGATGCGATCTGGTTAGCAGAATCCAGCTAACGCTTTGGTTATCAGCCATAGCTTTCAGTCTCCAAAAGGAGAAGCATTACGGCGTCCCTGATGATTAATACCTTACGTACCACAGCTTTTACAAGTACTACTACTATGCGTCAACAGAACCCTAACTAGATTTACTAACCCCTTGTGATGACTGAGTTAAATTAAGTTACTTTTTCCAAAACAAGCAGTATGTATGTGCACCACGGTTAAGCTAGCCGTGATATTTACTGAAGTGTCTAGCTACGATGGTTGCTTTCATGATAAGGACATCTCACGTGGTGGCTATGTGTCTCGATGCACTGGTGTTTgaattaaggtcttgtttagtttcaaaaaaatttcagatttctcgtcacatcgaattgtggacacatacatagaacattaaatatagattaaaaaactaattgcatattgTAAGACGAAATTTTTAAGTCtatttagttcatgattgaacaataattatcaaatacaaatgaaagtgctacaatagccgaaatcaaaaaatttcaccaagtgaacaaggcctaagtacgaTGACCGCTGTTGCAAGACCGGAAGAGCCTATACATCTGGACACTGAAAAGTAGTAGACGCAACCTTGACAGCAAAAGTCCACCAATACCTGCAATCTCGCAGTAACCTAAGTCCAATTCAAGACAAGTTAAAAACCTTGAAAGCAACCTCGCGACAAAGTAAgtaacaatttttttttgacttGTCTCCGCGCCGTGAGAATCTGACATATAGATTAGCAATACATGTCTATAAGTAAATTATTTAAATAAACACAGAAAGAGCTATGATTCTTTTAAATTTATGGAATGCTTTTCTTTTAAGCTGCACGTGCTGGATAGTGGCACATGGAGTATGTCCCCATCTATTACGAGAAGGATTGCTAGAATATACGATGTGTTGCCACTCCTTTGAAGCAGTATAAGAATTAGTGGTAAAAATTGATCAGAGGAGTTCGCTTTGCTAAAATTTGGCTTATGTTATATACTaagaaaaatattgttcgctCGCTGAAAAAATATCACTGAAGTAATCCTGAGATTTAAGAGGTAATTCACATCATTTGTTTGGTGTGCGTGTTTTTGAATAATTTGACAAGTTATTGTGACTGTGATTGTATGATGATGTATTCATGATCCATCTCCCACTAAAAACAAACTTCGACGTAAACCAACAGAAGATTTGTAAATTGTAAATTCATATTATTCTCACTACGCTTCCCATGGGTAGTGATTGGTGGGACCAAAACTACCACTTCCACGTAAAACCAACAAAAGATTTGTAAATTCATATTCTTTCGTTTCACATGTCATATCATATTAGTTTTGTTTTAAATTAAATGTTTATAAATTTTACCATCATTTAAATTAAAACAACTATATAAtcaataatataatataagattTATGTTTTTCATTAGCTATGTGAAATACTTTTATACTATGTAATTCACATATTGTCAAACCACATAAACTTTTATTGAAATTAATGATCAAAGTTTAAAATATTTGATTTGGAACAAACCAAGTACGACATAAAAAAAAAACGGAAGGAGTACCTCCACTCCAAACTCCTATTATCTCCTTCCAGTCATTCCCAAACGAAAACGTGTTCCCTCTCTACTTCACAGCTCCGCTTGGAGCATGAATGCATGATCGAGAAGGTGAAGAAAAAGAACAACTCTCAACGCCCAACAATGAACCAGAACCGTGTGACATGACAGAGTCAAAAGGCTCAGCGGGTTAGCGCTGGCTGAGGCCGGCCGACGTCGTCTTCTCGTCGTCCCTCAAGTTGGACTCGGAGTCATAGCCAAGTCGCACCCATTAATTTCTGACGGTGCCGCTGCTACTTCAcctaaaatttattttttttaaagatttcttattacatcaaattttgcatgtagcacatgcataaagtattaaatatagatgaaaataaaaattaatcgtacacttgtaaatcacgagacgaaactTCTAAAACTTGTTacttcataattagataatatttatcaaataaaaataaaaatactataatatcaaaaattcaaaatttttatagatctaaacaaggcccagatgTCCAGATGGCCTGGAGAGATCTGCCGGCAGCATTGATTGGGCGTGCAGTTTCGTGTGACGATTGGCCGATTGCTTGCTCAGCGACGGCTCGCAGCCGCTGGCTGCTGCTCTCGGCGTCAACGTCTGCCCTGCGTCCATGCTTGGTGATCCTTGAGTACTCCAAGATTTGTCCACCGAACCCTTTTTTTTCAGTTTGTGCTGCATTAAAATCAAGCATGAGGCAGATCAATGGATTAGCGGGGATACTCACCTTTCGGCCTGTTTAGATGCAGCCAAACAGCCAAAACTTTTAGAGAAATGAGTACTTTTTGGAAGAATGGATCTAAACAGGGGTTTGTAAACTTGGCTGTAAAGATTTAGAATTTGGGACCTTGGAGCCCCAAAACTGTGTAAACTTGCTTAGAGACCCGTGTCATGTGTCTTGCAGACCAAAAAATTTAGGAAGCATCTAAACACCTATTTGAATGTAAAGTTTACAGCCAAAAGTTTTGGAATGTAAAGATTTGGGATCTAAACAGGCATTGTatatagggcttgtttagatcccAAATTTTTACATCCCAAAAGTTTTGGCTGTAAACTTTACATCCAAATAGGTGTTTAAATgcttccaaaaactttttggtctgCAACACATAAGACAGATTTGCCCTTATTTAGTGCTTGATTTGGTTCATTAATTGAAGTACATGCACATGATTGCTGGGGGTATACCCGTCCAACTCGGGtcccaaattccaaatctttacAGCCCATGGTTTACAGACCCCTGTTTAGATCCATTCTTCCAAAAAGTGTACATTTCTCCAAaacattttggtttttggctgcatctaaacaggcccaTAGTTGCCACTGCATGCtagcttaggccagtctcaatgcatagtttcatggtacAATTATCAAGACTataactaggtaaccgagccacatgagttttataggaatgaaactcctctctcatgtgTTGATGagtttcatgagcatctccaataattccaaaatacaaTCGTTAAATTGATGAGTTTTTCAAGCCACTAAGAAAGAGTACAAAACATACCCCATCCGCCCCCATAAAAAGTGTAATTCTCGCTTCCAAAAGATCAAAGATatttaactttgactaaatatatataagaaaaatattaatatttatgatatataaTTGAGAAATTATTTTCTACTCCCAAGGTGTAGTTAGCTTATGTTCTTCAAATTTAGGACATATATGACCCAACGAAATATACGTTGACGAAGTATacgatcatactagaccatctaggaCATTATATATGCCAAGTATGCATGTAATATAGTAACATATTAAAAATATATgggttatttt contains:
- the LOC8078854 gene encoding 3-ketoacyl-CoA synthase 1 encodes the protein MEAAPAAVMERERLTAEMAFRGADEALRDGGGEPAPSIVIKIRRRLPDFARNIKLKYVKLGIRHGGSPTSVLPMLCVPAIAAAAYSFVRLDVIYYSIDLLTCVAWLGTALLLLTVYYFKRPRPVYLVEFACYKPEEQLKISKSAFLEMTESTGSFNEAALDFQTKITNRSALGDETYLPPGVQARPPRLNMAEARMEAEAVMFGCLDALFASTGIDPRRDVRILIVNCSLFNPTPSLASMIINHYRMREDVKSFNLGGMGCSAGLIAIDLAKDMLQANPNSYAVVLSTENITLNWYFGNDRSMLLSNCIFRMGGAAALLSNKRADAGRAKYRLLHTVRTHKGATDECFNCVYQREDEVGKVGVSLARELMAVAGDALKTNITTLGPLVLPLSEQLKFLKSLMMRRVFRVKGVRPYIPDFRRAFEHFCVHAGGRAVLEEVQRSLSLQDTDMEPSKCSLHRFGNTSSSSLWYELAYAEAKGRVRRGNRVWQIGFGSGFKCNSAVWRALQDVPALSSSSSTGAAAAGKGAQSKSCCNPWVDDVDRYPPKAYV